One Antarctobacter heliothermus DNA segment encodes these proteins:
- a CDS encoding N-acetylmuramoyl-L-alanine amidase has translation MTPEPIWHPSPNFGDRRGTTGPDMVVLHYTAMTLAEAARDWLCAPESEVSCHYVIAEDGRLWQLIQEADRAWHAGRGCWGGVSDVNSHSIGIELANTGFHPFPEPQMAVLEALLAGIIDRWSITPERVVGHSDTALGRKTDPGGRFDWRRLARRGLSVWPEPTDRPLNAAQFWADCTDFGYKVSPQTKEDVLNAIRLRFRPWAKGPLDAQDCAVMADLATRFPCRSPVRG, from the coding sequence ATGACGCCGGAGCCGATCTGGCATCCATCGCCGAATTTCGGTGACCGGCGCGGCACAACCGGGCCGGATATGGTCGTCTTGCATTACACCGCGATGACATTGGCAGAGGCCGCGCGCGACTGGCTGTGCGCGCCCGAAAGCGAGGTGTCCTGTCACTATGTTATCGCCGAAGACGGTCGGCTGTGGCAGCTTATACAAGAGGCGGACCGCGCGTGGCATGCCGGGCGGGGCTGTTGGGGAGGGGTCTCGGATGTGAACTCCCACTCCATCGGCATCGAACTGGCAAACACCGGATTTCATCCGTTCCCGGAACCGCAGATGGCCGTCCTTGAGGCGCTGCTGGCGGGCATCATCGACCGCTGGTCCATCACGCCAGAGCGGGTCGTTGGCCATTCTGACACAGCTTTGGGGCGCAAGACTGACCCCGGCGGGCGGTTTGACTGGCGGCGTCTGGCGCGGCGGGGGCTGTCCGTGTGGCCCGAACCGACAGATAGACCGCTGAATGCGGCGCAGTTCTGGGCCGATTGCACCGACTTTGGGTATAAGGTGTCACCCCAGACTAAAGAGGACGTTCTGAACGCCATCCGGCTGCGGTTTCGTCCATGGGCCAAGGGGCCACTGGATGCGCAGGACTGTGCCGTCATGGCGGATCTTGCGACCCGTTTCCCGTGCAGGTCGCCGGTGCGCGGCTAG
- a CDS encoding DUF4174 domain-containing protein, producing the protein MVKRLIAAVFVGGFASLSAAQGAETSDEPFEMILPASETSLEDWLWLKRPVVVFADNAADPRYVEQMALLSERLDALDERDVVIITDTDPAARSSVRQTLRPRGFMLAIIAKDGTIVARKPAPWSEREISRSIDKLPLRQQEQRPK; encoded by the coding sequence ATGGTAAAACGACTGATCGCGGCAGTTTTTGTGGGAGGCTTTGCCAGCCTTTCGGCGGCGCAAGGGGCGGAAACCTCGGACGAACCGTTCGAGATGATCCTGCCCGCCTCGGAGACGTCTCTGGAGGACTGGCTGTGGCTGAAACGCCCGGTGGTTGTCTTTGCCGACAACGCCGCGGACCCACGGTATGTCGAGCAGATGGCCCTGCTGTCGGAACGGCTGGACGCGCTGGATGAACGCGACGTGGTGATCATCACCGACACCGATCCGGCCGCGCGCTCCTCTGTGCGGCAAACCCTGCGTCCGCGCGGTTTCATGCTGGCGATCATCGCCAAGGACGGCACTATCGTGGCCCGCAAACCAGCGCCGTGGTCCGAGCGTGAAATCTCACGCTCGATCGACAAACTGCCGCTGCGCCAGCAGGAACAGCGCCCCAAGTAG
- the scpA gene encoding methylmalonyl-CoA mutase encodes MTDLPESWRADAEKELRGRPLDDLTWKTLEGIEVKPLYTAADTENLPHMGDLPGAEPFTRGVKATMYAGRPWTIRQYAGFSTAEDSNAFYRKALAAGQQGVSVAFDLATHRGYDSDHPRVVGDVGKAGVAIDSVEDMKILFDGIPLDKVSVSMTMNGAVIPVLANFIVTGEEQGHDKSILSGTIQNDILKEFMVRNTYIYPPAPSMRIISDIIEYTSNEMPKFNSISISGYHMQEAGANLVQELAFTLADGKEYVKTAIEAGMDIDKFAGRLSFFFAIGKNFFMEVAKLRAARMLWHRIMTDLGAQNPRSKMLRTHCQTSGVSLAEQDPYNNVIRTAYEAMSAVLGGTQSLHTNALDEAIALPTEFSARIARNTQLILQEETGVTKVVDPLAGSYYVEKLTHDLAEEAWKLIEEVDGMGGMTRAVESGMPKLRIEETAAQRQAEIDRGIDVIVGVNKYKLDKQDDLDILDIDNAKVREGQVARLEKIRATRDEVACQAALDELTRRCKAGGNLLEAAVEAARARASVGEISMAMEKEFGRHRAEVKTLAGVYGAAYEGDEGFAAIQKSVEDFAEAEGRRPRMLVVKMGQDGHDRGAKVIATAFADIGFDVDVGPLFQTPEEAAQDAIDNDVHVIGISSQAAGHKTLAPQLVKELQAQGAGEILVICGGVIPQQDYEFLYNAGVKAIFGPGTNIPEAAQDILRLIRAASADAA; translated from the coding sequence ATGACGGACCTGCCCGAAAGCTGGCGCGCTGATGCTGAAAAGGAACTGCGCGGTCGCCCGCTGGACGATCTAACCTGGAAAACCCTTGAGGGGATCGAGGTCAAGCCGCTCTATACCGCTGCCGATACAGAGAACCTGCCACACATGGGCGACCTGCCGGGGGCAGAGCCGTTCACCCGTGGGGTCAAGGCAACAATGTACGCCGGGCGGCCATGGACCATCCGTCAGTACGCCGGTTTCTCCACCGCCGAGGATTCAAACGCATTCTACCGCAAGGCGCTGGCCGCCGGGCAGCAGGGCGTCTCTGTCGCCTTCGATCTGGCCACCCACCGCGGATACGACAGTGACCACCCCCGCGTCGTTGGCGACGTGGGCAAGGCCGGTGTCGCCATCGACAGCGTCGAGGACATGAAGATCCTGTTTGATGGCATCCCGCTGGACAAGGTGTCGGTCTCAATGACCATGAACGGCGCGGTGATCCCGGTGCTGGCGAATTTCATCGTCACCGGTGAGGAACAGGGCCACGACAAGTCGATCCTGTCCGGGACCATTCAGAATGACATTCTGAAGGAATTCATGGTCCGCAACACCTATATCTACCCGCCCGCGCCCTCGATGCGGATCATCTCGGACATCATCGAATACACGTCGAACGAGATGCCGAAATTCAACTCGATCTCGATCTCCGGTTACCACATGCAAGAGGCGGGCGCGAACCTTGTGCAGGAACTGGCGTTCACGCTGGCCGACGGCAAGGAATACGTCAAAACCGCCATCGAGGCGGGCATGGATATCGACAAATTCGCCGGTCGGCTGTCGTTCTTCTTTGCTATCGGCAAGAACTTCTTCATGGAGGTGGCTAAGCTGCGCGCCGCGCGGATGCTCTGGCACCGCATCATGACCGACCTTGGCGCACAGAACCCCCGGTCCAAGATGCTGCGCACCCATTGCCAGACCTCTGGCGTGTCCTTGGCCGAGCAGGACCCTTACAACAACGTCATCCGCACCGCGTATGAGGCGATGTCGGCGGTTCTGGGCGGCACGCAGTCGCTGCACACCAACGCGCTGGACGAGGCGATCGCCCTGCCGACCGAATTCAGCGCCCGCATCGCCCGCAACACCCAGCTGATCCTGCAAGAGGAAACCGGCGTCACCAAGGTCGTCGATCCGCTGGCGGGGTCGTATTACGTCGAAAAGCTGACCCATGATCTGGCCGAAGAGGCGTGGAAGCTGATCGAAGAGGTCGACGGCATGGGCGGCATGACCCGCGCCGTGGAATCCGGTATGCCCAAGCTGCGGATCGAGGAAACCGCCGCCCAGCGTCAGGCAGAGATCGACCGGGGCATCGACGTGATTGTGGGTGTGAACAAGTACAAGCTGGACAAGCAGGACGACCTCGACATCCTTGATATCGACAATGCCAAGGTGCGCGAAGGACAGGTGGCCCGGCTCGAGAAGATCCGCGCCACACGGGATGAGGTCGCCTGTCAGGCGGCACTGGACGAATTGACCCGCCGCTGCAAAGCGGGCGGCAATCTGTTGGAGGCCGCTGTCGAGGCGGCGCGCGCGCGGGCATCCGTGGGGGAAATCAGCATGGCAATGGAAAAGGAATTTGGCCGCCACCGGGCCGAGGTCAAGACGCTCGCCGGGGTTTATGGCGCCGCCTATGAGGGTGACGAAGGCTTTGCCGCGATCCAGAAATCGGTCGAGGATTTCGCCGAGGCAGAAGGTCGCCGCCCGCGTATGTTGGTGGTCAAGATGGGGCAGGATGGTCACGATCGGGGGGCCAAGGTGATCGCCACCGCCTTTGCCGACATCGGTTTCGACGTCGACGTGGGGCCGCTGTTCCAAACGCCGGAAGAGGCGGCGCAGGACGCCATCGACAATGACGTTCATGTCATCGGCATTTCGTCTCAGGCGGCGGGTCACAAGACACTGGCCCCGCAACTGGTCAAGGAACTGCAGGCGCAGGGCGCGGGTGAGATTTTGGTGATCTGCGGCGGCGTGATCCCGCAACAGGATTATGAATTCCTGTACAATGCGGGTGTAAAGGCGATTTTCGGCCCCGGCACCAATATCCCCGAGGCCGCGCAGGACATCCTGCGGTTGATCCGCGCCGCCAGCGCCGACGCGGCCTGA
- a CDS encoding MAPEG family protein: protein MSKRVKILIGMALGALWAVLVIWLGPMWKDVGLAAALGLAGFCIGLPLMAVIGRLAQRRFFDDRIIDGAPLTGAAEIDGRVLSNTVEQALLAVCIWPLAGLLLGSGTVLSLGAGFVLARLAFWIGYHVSPPLRAFGFAVTFYPTVLAALLVLREGVQPAL, encoded by the coding sequence ATGTCCAAACGCGTGAAGATCCTGATCGGCATGGCACTGGGGGCGCTCTGGGCCGTGCTGGTGATCTGGTTGGGACCGATGTGGAAAGACGTTGGTCTGGCTGCTGCGCTGGGTTTGGCGGGGTTTTGCATCGGTCTGCCCCTGATGGCTGTGATCGGGCGACTGGCGCAGAGGCGCTTTTTTGATGACCGCATCATCGATGGCGCGCCGCTGACCGGCGCGGCAGAGATCGATGGGCGCGTTCTGTCTAACACGGTCGAGCAGGCCTTGCTGGCGGTGTGTATCTGGCCTTTGGCCGGGCTGCTTCTGGGCAGCGGCACAGTCCTGAGCCTCGGGGCTGGGTTTGTGCTGGCGCGGCTGGCGTTCTGGATCGGCTATCACGTCTCACCGCCGCTGCGCGCCTTTGGCTTTGCCGTTACGTTTTATCCCACGGTCCTTGCCGCCCTTCTGGTGCTGCGCGAAGGTGTGCAACCGGCGCTCTGA
- a CDS encoding acetyl-CoA carboxylase biotin carboxylase subunit, producing MFDKILIANRGEIACRVIKTARKMGIKTVAVYSDADKNALHVKVADEAVHIGPPAANQSYIVIDKIMDAIKQTGAQAVHPGYGFLSENPKFALALEAAGVAFIGPPVKAIEAMGDKITSKKIAQEANVSTVPGYMGLIGDADEAVKISGEIGYPVMIKASAGGGGKGMRIAWNDEEAREGFQSSKNEAANSFGDDRIFIEKFVTQPRHIEIQVLCDAHGNGVYLHERECSIQRRNQKVVEEAPSPFLDEETRKSMGEQSVALAKAVGYASAGTVEFIVDGDRNFYFLEMNTRLQVEHPVTELITGIDLVEQMIRVANGEPLSIKQEDLKINGWAIENRLYAEDPYRGFLPSIGRLTRYRPPAEGPLGEGIVRNDTGVFEGGEISMYYDPMIAKLCTWAPTREGAIEVMRNALDSFEVEGIGHNLPFVAAVMDHPIFIAGEMTTAFIAEQYPDGFEGVTLAEPELKRLAAAAAAMNRVAEIRRTRVTGTLGNHERRVGSDWVVSLQGLQFETSIDADHDGATVAFADGATLRVEGDWTPGDSLARMTVDGETLVLKVDKITQGFRLRTRGADLKVNVRSPRQAELAALMPEKVAPDTSRLLLCPMPGLVVNINVEEGEEVQEGQALCTIEAMKMENILRAERKGVVAKVNAGPGDSLAVDEVIMEFE from the coding sequence ATGTTCGACAAGATCCTGATCGCCAACCGGGGCGAGATCGCCTGCCGGGTCATCAAGACCGCTCGCAAGATGGGCATCAAGACGGTCGCCGTCTATTCCGACGCCGACAAGAACGCGCTGCATGTGAAAGTGGCGGATGAGGCGGTCCACATCGGCCCGCCCGCCGCGAACCAGTCCTATATCGTGATCGACAAGATCATGGATGCCATCAAACAAACCGGCGCACAGGCAGTGCATCCGGGCTATGGGTTCCTGTCGGAAAACCCGAAATTTGCCCTCGCACTAGAGGCCGCTGGCGTTGCGTTCATCGGCCCCCCGGTCAAAGCGATCGAGGCGATGGGTGACAAGATCACCTCGAAGAAGATCGCGCAGGAGGCCAATGTCTCCACCGTGCCGGGCTATATGGGCCTGATCGGGGACGCGGACGAGGCGGTCAAGATCTCGGGAGAGATCGGCTATCCCGTGATGATCAAGGCCTCCGCCGGGGGCGGCGGCAAGGGCATGCGCATCGCGTGGAACGACGAAGAGGCACGTGAGGGCTTTCAATCGTCGAAAAACGAGGCGGCCAACTCCTTTGGCGACGACCGCATCTTTATCGAGAAATTCGTGACGCAACCGCGCCACATCGAAATTCAGGTGCTGTGCGACGCCCATGGCAACGGGGTGTACCTGCACGAACGCGAATGCTCGATCCAGCGCCGCAACCAAAAGGTTGTCGAAGAGGCGCCCAGCCCCTTCCTTGACGAAGAAACGCGCAAGTCGATGGGCGAACAGTCGGTCGCGCTTGCCAAAGCGGTTGGCTATGCCAGCGCAGGCACTGTGGAATTTATCGTCGACGGCGACCGCAACTTCTACTTCCTTGAGATGAACACCCGCCTGCAGGTGGAACATCCCGTGACCGAACTGATCACCGGCATCGACCTTGTCGAACAGATGATCCGCGTCGCCAACGGCGAGCCGCTGTCGATCAAACAAGAAGACCTCAAGATCAACGGTTGGGCGATTGAGAACCGCCTATATGCCGAGGACCCGTATCGCGGCTTTCTGCCTTCTATTGGCCGTTTGACCCGTTACCGCCCGCCCGCAGAGGGCCCGCTGGGCGAGGGGATCGTGCGCAACGACACCGGCGTCTTTGAGGGCGGTGAGATCAGCATGTATTACGACCCGATGATCGCCAAACTGTGCACATGGGCCCCCACGCGCGAAGGCGCGATCGAGGTCATGCGCAACGCGCTGGACAGTTTTGAGGTTGAGGGCATCGGCCACAACCTGCCTTTTGTCGCCGCCGTTATGGATCACCCGATCTTCATCGCCGGTGAGATGACCACCGCCTTTATCGCCGAACAATATCCTGACGGGTTTGAGGGCGTGACCTTGGCCGAGCCAGAGCTGAAACGCCTGGCTGCCGCCGCCGCTGCCATGAACCGCGTGGCGGAGATTCGCCGCACACGCGTCACCGGCACGCTGGGCAACCACGAACGCCGGGTGGGCAGCGATTGGGTTGTGTCCCTGCAAGGGTTGCAGTTCGAAACCTCCATTGACGCTGACCATGACGGTGCGACGGTGGCCTTTGCCGATGGCGCCACACTACGCGTCGAAGGCGACTGGACCCCCGGTGACAGCCTCGCGCGGATGACCGTCGATGGCGAGACGCTGGTGTTGAAGGTCGACAAGATCACCCAAGGGTTCCGCCTGCGCACCCGTGGCGCGGATCTCAAGGTCAATGTGCGCTCGCCCCGACAGGCGGAACTGGCCGCGCTGATGCCGGAAAAGGTCGCGCCCGATACCTCGCGGTTGCTGCTGTGCCCGATGCCCGGACTGGTCGTAAACATCAACGTCGAAGAAGGCGAAGAAGTGCAGGAGGGGCAGGCGCTGTGCACCATCGAGGCGATGAAGATGGAAAACATCCTGCGCGCCGAACGCAAAGGCGTGGTGGCCAAGGTCAATGCTGGGCCGGGCGATAGCCTTGCCGTCGACGAAGTGATCATGGAGTTCGAATAA
- a CDS encoding multidrug effflux MFS transporter — translation MHSTDPVRFLDRSTPPHIVTLVLLAGMSALVMNVFVPSLQIMAEWFETDYAIMQFSVSGYLAGNAVLQLFIGPISDKLGRRPVILGGLVIFVLATIGCLLSTNITVFLIFRMLQACVVVAMVLSRAVVRDLYPPNQSASMIGYITMGMSLVPMLAPIAGGWLAQTFGWHANFWLMLILGLALIALCFRDLGETKIASGLTLGQQFREYPELFRSPRFWGYALACAFSSGAFFSYVGGASYVGIEVFGLSTTVLGFFFGAPAVGYALGNFLSGRFSSRIGINSMVLWGGIIVSGGMALSLVVFAAGLGNAWTFFGFMTFVGLGNGMTIPNATAGALSVRPGLAGTASGLAGAIMLGGGAALSQLASALLQPGSGAWPLLWMMFLSGLASVVAILVVIRRARQLRGLDAA, via the coding sequence ATGCATTCCACAGATCCGGTGCGGTTCCTAGACCGCAGTACCCCGCCGCATATTGTCACACTCGTTCTGCTGGCCGGCATGTCCGCGCTGGTGATGAATGTTTTTGTGCCGTCTTTGCAAATCATGGCCGAGTGGTTTGAGACCGACTACGCGATCATGCAGTTCTCTGTGTCCGGCTATCTGGCGGGCAACGCGGTGCTGCAACTGTTCATCGGACCAATCTCGGACAAGCTGGGGCGCAGGCCGGTGATTCTGGGGGGGTTGGTGATCTTTGTACTGGCCACCATTGGCTGTCTTCTGTCCACCAACATCACGGTTTTCCTGATCTTTCGGATGCTGCAGGCCTGCGTCGTGGTCGCCATGGTGCTTAGCCGCGCCGTGGTCCGCGACCTCTATCCCCCGAACCAATCTGCCTCGATGATCGGCTACATCACGATGGGCATGTCGCTGGTGCCGATGCTGGCCCCCATCGCGGGCGGTTGGCTGGCGCAGACCTTTGGCTGGCACGCGAATTTCTGGCTGATGCTGATCCTTGGGCTGGCACTGATCGCGTTGTGTTTCCGCGATCTTGGAGAGACCAAGATCGCCAGCGGGCTGACGCTGGGCCAGCAGTTCCGTGAATACCCCGAACTGTTCCGCAGCCCGAGGTTTTGGGGATATGCGCTGGCCTGTGCGTTCTCCTCTGGCGCGTTCTTTTCCTACGTCGGCGGTGCGTCATACGTCGGGATTGAGGTCTTTGGCCTGTCGACGACGGTGCTGGGCTTCTTCTTTGGCGCGCCCGCAGTGGGATACGCGCTTGGCAATTTCCTGTCTGGACGGTTTTCGTCCCGAATCGGTATCAATTCCATGGTGCTGTGGGGCGGGATCATCGTGTCCGGGGGCATGGCGCTGTCGCTGGTGGTTTTCGCCGCAGGACTCGGCAACGCCTGGACCTTTTTTGGCTTCATGACCTTTGTCGGATTGGGCAATGGAATGACCATTCCCAACGCCACCGCAGGCGCGCTGTCTGTACGCCCCGGACTGGCGGGCACTGCCTCTGGTCTGGCAGGGGCGATCATGCTGGGCGGCGGGGCGGCTCTGTCGCAACTGGCCAGCGCGCTGTTGCAACCCGGCAGCGGCGCCTGGCCGCTGTTGTGGATGATGTTCCTGTCCGGCCTTGCCTCTGTGGTGGCTATTCTGGTGGTGATCCGACGTGCCCGGCAACTGCGGGGGCTGGACGCGGCGTGA
- a CDS encoding helix-turn-helix domain-containing protein: MATQKLYAGAKLRDIRTRLHLTQKDFAAKLGISLPYLNQMENNNRPVSTTVVLALAQEFGFDVTELGQGDAERLVTDMREALADPVFGETTPQLADLRLTASNAPVLARAFLALHRAYRQTHERLASLDEALGREGAQLQPSPWEEVRDFFHYCDNYIDAVDRAAEHFAQLHAGETSIRSACIERLEARGITVRFSQTSPMRAFDDERQELVLSSLLPVETQTFQLLVQVALFRQNQLLEATLDLARFQSEEARAIAKLGLANYFAGAAMMPYKAFLAATQETRHDLELLAARFGASIEQVAHRLSTLQRPGAKGVPFFFVRVDQAGTITKRHSATRLQFARFGGACPLWNVHRAFETPGRFLRQLAETPDGVRYISLARDVSKTGGHFGAPVRRYAISIGCEVRHAAALVYADDLDFTRASAFEPIGISCRICERTHCHQRSVPPLEKRLTTTPNRRDVLPYQLD, from the coding sequence ATGGCCACCCAGAAACTTTATGCCGGCGCCAAGCTGCGCGACATCCGCACCCGATTGCATCTGACGCAAAAGGATTTCGCCGCCAAGCTGGGGATTTCCCTGCCCTATCTCAACCAGATGGAGAACAACAATCGCCCGGTCAGCACGACCGTGGTGCTGGCTCTGGCGCAGGAGTTCGGCTTTGATGTCACCGAACTGGGCCAAGGGGATGCAGAGCGTCTGGTCACTGACATGCGTGAGGCGCTGGCCGATCCTGTGTTTGGAGAGACAACGCCGCAACTGGCTGACCTACGCCTGACCGCCTCAAATGCGCCGGTGCTGGCACGGGCCTTTCTGGCCCTGCACCGCGCCTACCGGCAAACCCATGAGCGGCTTGCCTCACTGGATGAGGCATTGGGCCGCGAAGGTGCACAGCTACAGCCCAGCCCGTGGGAAGAGGTGCGCGACTTTTTCCACTATTGCGACAACTACATCGACGCGGTCGACCGCGCCGCCGAACATTTTGCCCAGTTGCACGCTGGTGAAACCAGTATCCGCAGCGCCTGCATCGAACGGCTGGAGGCGCGCGGGATCACCGTACGCTTTTCCCAGACCTCGCCGATGCGTGCCTTCGATGACGAGCGACAGGAATTGGTGCTGTCCTCGCTCTTGCCGGTTGAGACGCAGACCTTTCAACTGTTGGTGCAGGTGGCCTTGTTCCGGCAGAATCAGTTGCTAGAGGCAACGCTGGATCTGGCGCGTTTTCAGTCCGAAGAGGCGCGCGCCATCGCCAAGCTGGGCCTTGCCAACTATTTCGCAGGCGCCGCGATGATGCCCTACAAGGCATTTCTGGCCGCCACACAAGAGACCCGCCACGATCTGGAATTGCTGGCCGCCCGCTTTGGCGCCTCGATCGAGCAGGTGGCGCACCGGCTGTCGACACTGCAGCGCCCCGGTGCCAAGGGCGTGCCGTTCTTTTTTGTCCGCGTCGATCAGGCAGGCACGATCACCAAGCGCCATTCCGCCACGCGACTGCAATTTGCACGCTTTGGGGGTGCCTGTCCTTTGTGGAACGTCCACCGCGCGTTTGAAACGCCGGGCCGGTTCCTGCGCCAATTGGCGGAAACGCCGGACGGGGTGCGCTATATCAGCCTTGCACGGGATGTGTCCAAGACCGGCGGGCATTTCGGTGCGCCCGTGCGCCGCTATGCGATCTCTATCGGCTGCGAAGTGCGCCACGCCGCCGCCCTTGTCTATGCCGATGATCTAGATTTCACCCGCGCCAGCGCGTTCGAACCCATCGGGATCAGTTGCCGCATCTGTGAGCGAACCCATTGCCACCAAAGATCCGTTCCGCCATTGGAAAAGCGCCTGACCACCACGCCCAACCGACGCGACGTGCTGCCCTATCAGTTGGACTAG
- a CDS encoding DUF6497 family protein: protein MAGLLAAPLAAAQQILPTSGLEIEHHDIIAQPPVWRVRYIAPHLAQDGVLYADVAGDMELLCTQDALARIVQDGGEPSQIVITLMSAPVVFGEMTPGVTQFFESYSVESDLCIWEAF from the coding sequence GTGGCAGGCTTGCTGGCCGCGCCTTTGGCGGCAGCGCAGCAGATCCTGCCGACCTCCGGGCTAGAGATCGAACATCACGACATTATCGCCCAACCCCCCGTCTGGCGGGTGCGTTACATCGCGCCGCACTTGGCGCAAGACGGGGTGCTTTATGCTGATGTGGCCGGGGATATGGAACTGCTCTGCACCCAGGACGCACTGGCGCGTATTGTGCAGGATGGCGGTGAACCATCACAAATCGTGATTACTCTGATGTCTGCACCGGTGGTTTTCGGCGAAATGACGCCGGGTGTCACTCAATTTTTCGAAAGCTACTCGGTCGAAAGCGACCTCTGTATCTGGGAGGCTTTTTAA
- a CDS encoding acyl-CoA carboxylase subunit beta, translated as MKDILQELQDRRENARLGGGQKRIDSQHAKGKLTARERIELLVDEGSFEEYDTFVAHRCTDFGMENNRPYGDGVVTGWGTINGRMVYVFSQDFTVLGGSVSDTHARKICKIMDMAVQNGAPVIGLNDSGGARIQEGVDALAGYAEIFQRNIEASGVIPQISVIMGPCAGGAVYSPAMTDFIFMVKDTSYMFVTGPDVVKTVTNEIVTAEELGGATTHTRKSSVADGAFENDVEALAEVRRLVDFLPLHNREKPPVRPFFDEVDRIEASLDTLIPDNPNMPYDMKELITKVADEGDFYEIQRDFAGNILTGFIRLEGQTVGVVANQPMVLAGVLDIDSSRKAARFVRFCDCFEIPILTLVDVPGFLPGTSQEYNGVIKHGAKLLFAYGEATVPMVTVITRKAYGGAYDVMASKHLRADVNYAWPTAQIAVMGAKGAAEIIHRADLGDPAKIQSHADAYEDRFANPFIAAERGFIDEVIQPRSTRRRVAKAFAMLRNKSRQTPWKKHNNIPL; from the coding sequence ATGAAAGATATTCTCCAGGAATTGCAGGATCGCCGTGAGAACGCCCGGCTGGGCGGCGGGCAGAAACGTATCGACAGCCAGCACGCCAAGGGTAAGCTGACGGCGCGCGAACGGATCGAGCTGTTGGTCGATGAGGGCAGTTTCGAAGAATACGACACTTTCGTAGCGCATCGCTGCACCGATTTCGGCATGGAAAACAACCGGCCCTATGGCGACGGTGTTGTCACCGGCTGGGGCACCATCAACGGCCGCATGGTCTATGTCTTTAGCCAAGACTTTACCGTGCTGGGCGGGTCGGTCTCTGACACCCATGCGCGCAAGATCTGCAAGATCATGGATATGGCGGTTCAGAATGGCGCCCCGGTGATCGGTCTGAACGACTCGGGCGGCGCCCGCATTCAGGAAGGCGTCGATGCCTTGGCAGGCTACGCGGAGATCTTTCAACGCAACATCGAAGCGTCGGGCGTGATCCCGCAGATCTCTGTCATCATGGGCCCCTGCGCCGGTGGCGCGGTCTATTCGCCTGCCATGACTGACTTCATCTTTATGGTGAAGGATACGTCCTACATGTTTGTCACCGGCCCGGACGTGGTCAAGACCGTGACCAATGAGATCGTCACCGCCGAGGAACTGGGCGGCGCAACGACCCACACCCGCAAAAGCTCTGTCGCGGACGGGGCCTTTGAAAACGATGTCGAGGCGCTGGCCGAGGTCCGCCGCCTTGTCGATTTCCTGCCGCTACACAACCGCGAAAAGCCCCCGGTGCGCCCCTTCTTCGATGAGGTGGACCGGATCGAGGCGTCGCTCGACACGCTGATCCCGGACAACCCCAACATGCCCTACGACATGAAAGAGTTGATCACCAAGGTCGCGGATGAGGGCGATTTCTATGAGATCCAGCGCGATTTCGCGGGCAATATCCTGACCGGGTTTATCCGTCTGGAGGGGCAGACCGTCGGCGTCGTGGCCAACCAGCCGATGGTGCTGGCGGGCGTGCTGGACATCGACAGCAGCCGCAAGGCGGCGCGCTTTGTCCGGTTCTGCGACTGCTTTGAGATTCCGATCCTGACGCTGGTTGACGTGCCCGGTTTCCTGCCCGGCACCTCGCAGGAGTATAACGGTGTTATCAAACACGGTGCCAAGTTGCTGTTCGCCTATGGCGAGGCGACGGTGCCGATGGTCACGGTCATCACCCGCAAGGCCTATGGCGGGGCCTATGACGTGATGGCGTCCAAACACCTGCGCGCCGACGTAAACTATGCCTGGCCCACGGCGCAGATTGCGGTGATGGGGGCCAAGGGCGCGGCAGAGATCATCCACCGCGCCGATCTGGGTGACCCAGCCAAGATCCAGTCGCACGCGGACGCATACGAAGACCGGTTTGCCAATCCGTTCATCGCGGCAGAACGCGGGTTCATCGATGAGGTGATCCAGCCGCGCTCGACCCGGCGGCGGGTGGCCAAGGCCTTTGCTATGTTGCGCAACAAGTCCCGGCAGACCCCGTGGAAAAAGCACAACAACATCCCCCTCTGA